A genomic region of Homalodisca vitripennis isolate AUS2020 chromosome 5, UT_GWSS_2.1, whole genome shotgun sequence contains the following coding sequences:
- the LOC124362737 gene encoding protein yellow-like: MLKLILLLTISEWYLTATFAHLQNYPNNPGFGRPSRPGFGGRPPPPQGYGGYEESDGFIFEESINPNRPPVNPNPVNPNPVYPNPVYPNRPTRNPMQVMYSWREVDFTFPNQNARDNLITTKLFIPRNNLILDVDVYDERPGQPKVFVTLPRVRPGVPVTLATVTSQRRNGSNLLEPFPDWQSNTPGSCDTSLTSVFRTHIDDCGRLWVLDSGNNNAFGGTANPSRIVCPPQIVIYDLRNNNRLVGKFRIPSSMIENNTLLVTIAVDTRQRDCSDAYAYIADSIAYKMIVFNLRNRQFWRINSILFFPYPDYSTFTVNGVSFDLMGGIFGLAIGPPYRNNRRLYFHCIDSVKQSWVETADLRNQSLWQNNMNAAPRAFHLFNGTRSSQSAAATMTKDGIMFFGLIGSNEIACWDSRTRFTRSNLVSLAKDDTALQFNSGIKVYGNKLYAATSRLQKLHYKPYI; the protein is encoded by the exons atgttgaaattaattttattactcacGATAAGCGAGTGGTATTTGACGGCTACTTTCGCTCATCTACAAAACTATCCAAACAACCCAGGTTTTGGAAGGCCATCCAGACCAGGGTTTGGAGGCAGGCCGCCCCCTCCTCAAGGTTACGGAGGGTATGAGGAGTCCGATGGTTTCATCTTCGAAGAAAGCATCAACCCCAATAGACCGCCCGTGAACCCGAACCCCGTGAACCCGAACCCCGTGTACCCGAACCCCGTGTACCCGAACCGACCGACCAGAAATCCCATGCAGGTCATGTACAGCTGGCGGGAGGTGGACTTCACTTTTCCTAACCAGAACGCTAGAGACAACTTGATTACAACTAAGCTGTTCATTCCACGGAACAACCTGATACTGGACGTGGACGTGTACG ACGAACGACCTGGACAACCAAAGGTCTTTGTGACACTGCCTAGGGTGAGACCTGGAGTCCCTGTGACACTGGCAACTGTAACATCCCAACGTAGGAACGGGTCTAACTTACTGGAACCCTTCCCTGACTGGCAGAGTAACACTCCGGGCAGCTGTGACACCAGTCTCACCTCTGTCTTCCGTACACAT ATTGATGACTGCGGCCGACTGTGGGTGTTGGACAGCGGCAACAACAATGCCTTTGGTGGAACTGCTAACCCCAGTCGCATTGTGTGTCCTCCGCAGATCGTCATCTACGACCTCCGCAACAACAACCGTCTCGTCG GAAAGTTTCGCATCCCCTCGTCGATGATCGAGAACAACACTCTTCTGGTGACTATAGCCGTGGACACCCGCCAGAGAGATTGCAGTGATGCGTACGCTTATATCGCAGATTCCATTGCCTACAAGATGATTGTCTTCAACCTGCGTAATCGACAGTTCTGGAGGATCAACAGTATACTCTTCTTCCCCTACCCAGACTACTCTACGTTCACAGTGAATGGAGTCTCATTTGATCTCATGGGCGGCATTTTCGGTCTAGCTATTG GACCTCCGTACAGGAACAACCGACGTCTCTATTTCCACTGCATCGACAGTGTGAAACAATCCTGGGTAGAAACTGCGGACCTACGCAACCAGAGCCTATGGCAGAACAATATGAACGCCGCTCCTCGTGCCTTCCATCTCTTCAATGGCACCAGGTCCAGTCAGTCTGCAGCTGCCACTATGACCAAAGACGGCATCATGTTCTTTGGTCTCATTGGGAGTAACGAGATTGCCTGTTGGGACTCCCGTACCAGGTTCACCCGTAGTAACCTCGTCAGTTTAGCAAAG GATGATACAGCCCTACAATTCAATTCCGGCATAAAGGTGTACGGGAACAAACTGTACGCTGCGACCAGCCGGCTACAGAAACTACATTACAAACCGTATATCTGA